The following nucleotide sequence is from Desulfobacterales bacterium.
CGGCACCGACCGTACGACCGCCTTCGCGAATCGCAAACCGCAACTCCTTCTCCATGGCAATCGGCGTAATCAAACTGGCCGAAATCGCCACATTGTCTCCCGGCATGATCATCTCAACGCCCTCGGGAAGCATTAGGTTCCCGGTTACGTCCGTCGTCCGGAAATAAAACTGCGGCCGATACCCGTTAAAAAACGGCGTGTGCCGGCCTCCCTCTTCCTTGCTCAATATATAGACTTCCGCCTTGAACTTCGTGTGCGGCGTGATGCTGCCCGGCTTCGCCACTACCTGACCACGCTCCACTTCCTCACGCTTCGTCCCCCGCAGCAACAACCCCACATTGTCTCCCGCTCGACCCTCATCCAGCAGCTTACGGAACATCTCCACCCCTGTACACACGGTCTTGATCGTCGGACGTATCCCCACTATCTCAACCTGATCACCCACTTTGATGATCCCTCGCTCTGCCCGGCCCGTCACTACCGTCCCTCTACCCGATATACTGAACACATCCTCTATCGGCATTAAAAACGGCTTGTCGATATCCCGCTCCGGCTCCGGTATAAACGAGTCAATCGCTTCCATCAGGTCAAATATGCACTTGGCTTCCGCGCTGTCAGGATCATCGCTCTCCAGCGCCTTTAACGCACTGCCCCGTATGATCGGTGTATCGTCCCCGGGAAACTCATACTTGTCCAACAGTTCCCGAAGCTCCAGCTCCACCAGCTCAATCAACTCCTCATCATCCACCATGTCGCACTTGTTCAAAAATACCACAATCCGCGGAACACCCACCTGACGCGCCAGCAATATATGTTCCCGCGTCTGGGGCATCGGTCCGTCATCGGCTCCCACCACTAATATGGCGCCATCCATCTGCGCGGCTCCCGTGATCATGTTCTTAATGTAGTCCGCATGACCCGGACAGTCCACATGCGCATAATGCCGATTCGGTGTCTCATACTCCACATGGGCCGTCGCTATTGTAATCCCGCGCTCTTTCTCCTCCGGCGCTTTGTCAATCTGATCAAACGGCACAAACTCCGCCATACCTCGCAGACCGTTGTGCTTCGTGATCGCCGCCGTCAGTGTCGTCTTCCCATGATCGATATGGCCAATCGTTCCCACGTTGACATGCGGCTTCGTCCGCTCAAATTTCTTCTTCGCCATTGTTTTATTCCCCCCTGCTTTTGTTAGGAACCTTAATGCCTTCTAAATTCGTATAATATGGTCAAAGGTGGAGACGCCTCCCGATTTAACGCAACAATCCTGCCCCCGAACATCTGGAGCCCACGACCGGAGTCGAACCGGTGGACCTCTTCCTTACCAAGGAAGCGCTCTACCAACTGAGCTACGTGGGCTTATATGTTCAAGAAGGCAATGGAACCGTCTTAATATCTGATACCTGATAACATGGAGCGGGAGACGAGTCTCGAACTCGCGACATTCAGCTTGGAAGGCTGACGCTCTACCAATTGAGCTACTCCCGCCCGAATCTTCGGCACCACAAATTATATGAGTCTATACCGGCCGATACACGCACGTCAAGTGCGCCGACCCTTCACGCAATCAATGCCGTAAGCAATTTCATTGCAGGAAGTTGTGTAGTCCCAAAACGATCCCGGTGCGTTCCCGGGTGTCTCCTACAGCTAACTTTCAGTCCGGTTGGTGGTGGGGGGAGGATTCGAACCTCCGAAGGCATCGCCGACAGATTTACAGTCTGTTCCCTTTGGCCGCTCGGGAACCCCACCTATTTTAGCTTTCTTTGTCATGGAGCCAGCGAAGGGACTCGAACCCCCGACCCACTGATTACAAATCAGTAGCTCTACCAACTGAGCTACGCTGGCTGAACACCCGCCAGCACCAGGGCGCCACCAAGATTAAGAATTTGGATAAATACCTATCCTTTTGTCAAATAGCAACCTCAATTATGGGGGGTTATTAGCTATTATGGCAATTTAAAGCAACATATATCCGTAATTGTCTATTTTTCGGGGATTATCTAAATTATTAATCAAAATATCATCATAATATAATGCAAAACCAATATACTCTCTCGCCCTTCTATCAGGCCACGGTGTTGGTCACACCAACCGGTTTGGCATGTTCATAACACACGAGCCCGCACCGAAGGCATCGAGCCGCTTCAGAACGGGCCATCGCATCAGAGAACCCTTTTTCCAACTCCTGACCAATCGCCAATTCCCTGGGTTGACTGATCGGCATGATCTGCCTGGCAACGGAACTCACATTCACCACCTGATGAACGTTTTGAACGATTTGCTCCGATTTAATAACCTTCTCCGGCAGATTGGGCAAAATGCCGTGAATCATTTGGTGAATGGAAACCGCCCCCCTTCGACCGGCCGCAATGGCTCGAATGGCAGCGCTGAAATCCGTTTGCGGATCTCCCGCGGCAACAAACCCGGTCTCTTCAGCTTGTTCCGGCTTCTTATAGGGCACCCTGGCTTCCCACTGAACAAGATCTCCTGAGTTAACAGCAACGTTATCCCCTTCAGGAAGCTTCATTTTCACAAAAATAAGTTCCGGAAACCGGCCGGACTCCAAAATCAATGTCCCGGCAGCCAGACGCCTAACTTCACCACTGTCAAGATTCATGTATTCAATTTCGGCAATATGGTCTCTCTCGCCTAAAATCCGGTGAACGCAAGCCCCATTGACAATGTCCAGCCCTTCCGTTTCCACCGGGTCTTCCACAGGCAAGGTGTTGCGGCAAACAATCGTTATCTTTTGCGCACCGTTAGCTCGGCAAAGCGCCGCTACTCGGACCGCCTGCCAACTGGTTCCGACAATCACCACATCGTTGCCGCATGCCAGCGCGTCTTTGCCGCCGGCCTTGAGCCAATCAATAGCAAGATACATCTGCGGCAGAGGCGTTTCAGCATGAACAACACCCCGCGCAAGCCGGCTGTCCCACCCACCGGTGGCAAGAAATACCGCGTCCGCGCCGCCTTCAAGCAACGCATCGATGGAAATCTCTTTCCCCAGGGACATATTTGTCTGAGCGCTAACCCCCAGATCCAGAATACCTTGAATATCCCAATCGAGGATTTCGCGGGGAAGCCGATAGGCGGCAATGGCGCTATTCAGCAGTCCACCCAACTTGTCCGTAGCTTCATAAACGGTTACCGAATGGCCCAACCTCGCAGCAAAAAATGCGGTGGAAAGGCCTTGGACGCCGCCGCCGATAACATCAATCCGCTTTCCGGAGGGCGGTGCCTTATATGGCAATACGCGGTTTTCCCCCGCACGCTCGAAATCAGCAGCATACCGCTTCAGGTAATTAATGGCCACAGGCTCATCAACATATTGCCTTCGGCATTCCTGCTCGCAGGGGCGAGGGCAGATTCGACCGATAACCGACGGGAAGGGGTTGCGCTCCTTGATAACTTGCACAGCACGATAATTATCCCCAATGGCTATCTGATGAATGTACTCGCTGATATTGATCCCGGCGGGACAGGCACGCTGACAGGGCGTGGTACACTCTTCTGTAGTATATTCCTTCATAATACGACGCGTTATCGACGATAACGTAATAATATGTTTTGGGCACACCCGCTCGCATGTCCCACACCCCGTACATTTTTTCTCATCAACCACCGGCAGCCCATCCGGCCCCATGGACAGCGCATCAAATGGGCAAGCCTTAACACATGAGCCAAGCCCGAGGCATCCGATGCGGCAGACTTTCATGCCGCCTCCCAATAGAGCCGCCGCCTGGCAGCTTATGATGCCGTCGTATAAAAATTTTACATCCGCATCCTTAACCCCGTAATAGCATCCGAGCCTGGCAATATCCGGCTCAGCAGCAGAAACCGACAACCCCAACAATTCAGCAATGGCCTGTGCCAGTTCCGGGCCACCCGCCACACATGAATTCGGGGCCGCTCTACCGGCCACAATCGCCTCTGCATTGGCAGAGCATCCGGGCAATCCGCACCCACCGCAATTAGCGCCCGGCAGCAATGCCTCCACCTCAAGTATAATAGGATCCACATAGACATAAAAAAGTTTTGAAGCCATCGCCAAACCAACGCCTACAATGACCCCCAAGCCTCCCATGAGAACAACTGCTTCAAACATGATCCCCCTCCGGGCTGAAAGCGGCAGTAATTTGACCGCACATTTAAAAAAAGTATTCTGGTTCCGAAATGGGACGATAGTGTTCGAGCGGTATCTTCTACCCTTACATGCGCCCCACAGCCGACGTAAAATTTCACAATCCCGTGGAAAAGTCAACAGATCCGAAAATGCCGCATCGCATAAAATCAATCATGTTTTTTACCCCCAAATAGCCATTGACAAAAAAACCATAATTTGGCTTATAAGCTTCATTTTAGGAACCTATTTAGTTATCAGAACAATTCGTTAGCATTTTTTTCCGGTCGGCAATCATTTCGGCGCGTCTCATTTAAGCTCGCCTTTTTCCTGCTGAAATGTGAGGCTGAATGCATACCGTTATCAATTTGCCGGGATTGCTTTTTATGTCAGCTTGTTGTATTTCTGGTTTGCGCATTGCAAGAAAGGGGACTATATAGTCTGCTTCGGCCGGGCTGATATCGGACCAGCGATGAAATGAAAGGGCAAATTAAACTATGGACGCACAAAACAGTATTCTGATCAACGGGAACAAGATCGATTTTGAGCCCGGGGAAACGATTTTGGAGATAGCGCAACGGCATCATATCGATATTCCGACACTTTGTCACTTGAATCGGGCGACACCCACCGGAAAGTGCCAGGTGTGCGTGGTGGAAGTGGCAGGGGCGGACACCCTCCTAACAGCTTGCTCGACACCGGCCGAAAAGGGCATGGCCGTCTTGACTGAATCACCCCGAGTAGTGGCCAGTCGACGCGAAACAATCCGGCAGTTCTTAACGTCGGGTAATCACAACTGTGCGGTTCGGGCTGCAAGCGGTGAGGATTGGACACAGTTCCAACTGACGGTTCAGGGAGACGACGGCAGCGGTAATTTATGCCCGGTTTGGGGCGATTGTCGCCTTCAGGATCTTGCCTATCGATATCAGGTGCATGGCGACAGCTTTTCAACGACTCGAAAAAAATACCCCATGGAAATGGCCAACCCTTTTATCATAAGGGATTTTTCCAGGTGCATTCTCTGCGGCCGTTGCGTTCAGGCTTGCCGGGAAGTACAGGTCAACAACGCCATTGAGTTCGGCTACAGCGGCGAGGAAACAAAAATTATCACGCCAGACGATCAGCCCCTGCGAAATTCCGAATGCGTCTTTTGCGGCGAGTGTGTGCAGGCATGCCCGGTGGGTGCATTGGTCGAAAAAAACGCCCGCTACAGCTGGCGTCCTTGGGAGGAGAAAAAGATACGGACCACCTGCACCTATTGTGGTGTTGGGTGCCAGATTTATCTACATGTCAAGGGCAACCGGGTCGTAAAGGTTTCCGGCGTTGAGGAGGTGGCCCCCAACTACGGCAGCTTGTGCGTCAAAGGCCGGTTTGGATTCGACTTTATCGGCTCCGAAGACCGCCTGTCAACCCCGCTTATCAAAGAGGACGGCAAGTTCAGAAAGGCATCCTGGGATGAGGCGCTTGGGCTGGTGGCAGAGCGGCTCGACCGAATTCGGGACGCACACGGGTCCGACAGCATCGGTGTTCTGACCTCCGCCCGTGTCACCAATGAAGATAACTACATGGCCATGAAGCTGACCCGAGCGGTGCTGAAAACAAACAACATCGATCATTGCGCCCGTCTCTGACATTCTTCCACCGTGGCCGGTCTGGCCGCAGCGTTTGGAAGTGGCGCCATGACGAACACCATTGGATGTGTCGAAAAGGCGGATGTCATTCTGATTGTCGGGTCCAATACCACCGAAAATCATCCGGTTATTTCCGCAGGCATCAAACGGGCCGTTACCCAGCACGGCACCAAACTGATCGTGGTTGACCCGCGCCACATTAAAATCGCCCAATTTGCCGATCAGTATCTGCGGCCCAATCTCGGCGCCGATGTCGCATGGATCAACGCCATGATTCACGTCATCATAAAAGAGAATCTTTATGATAAAGCCTTCGTGGAAGCCCGCACAGAAGGCTTTGAATCACTAAAGACCTTGGTTGAAAAATACACCCCCGAATACAGCGAGGCCATCACCGGAATCCCTGCGGCCGATCTCATCAATGCCGCCAGACTGTACGCAGCGGGCAAGGCCGGAAGCATTGTTTACTGTATGGGAATCACCCAGCACACCTCCGGCACGGACAACGTTAAATCACTGGCAAATCTGTCCATGCTTTGCGGCAACCTGGGGATTGAAGGCGGCGGCGTTAATCCGCTTCGCGGTCAGAACAATGTGCAGGGCGCCTGTGACATGGGCGGGCTACCGAATGTTTTTACCGGGTATCAGCCGGTTACGGACCCGGCTGCACGGAAAAAAATGGCGGGCGCATGGCATGTTGACCAATTGCCGGAAAAACCGGGATTGACCGCCACTGAAATGGTGCCCATGGCCCATGAGGGGAAAATTAAAGCGCTTTACATCGTGGGAGAAAATCCACTGGTTTCGGATCCGGATTTAAATCACGCGGAAGCCAGTTTAAAACATCTTGATTTCCTTGTAGTGCAGGACATTTTTCTGACTGAAACTGCTCAATTGGCGGATGTGGTGCTTCCGACCACCTGCTTTGCCGAAAAGGACGGCACCTTTTCCAATACCGAACGGCGGGTCCAACGAGTTCGCAAGGCGGTAGACCCGCCCGGTGAAGCGCGCGGAGACTGGGAAATTCTTTGCGAAGTGGCACACCGGCTCGGTTATAACATGAAATATGAAAACAGTGAGGCCGTTTTTGATGAAATCAGAAGCGTTACCCCGTCCTATGCCGGCCTTACCTATGACCGGATTGATGCGGAAGGACTCCACTGGCCATGCCCCACCCTGGAGCACCCCGGCACGCCGATACTTCATGGCACTCAGTTTACCCGCGGCAAGGGCATGTTCCATGCCATTGATTACCGGGATCCGGCCGAAAAGGTCGATGCGGAGTACCCCCTGTATTTGACCACCGGTCGTGTGCTTTACCATTACCATACGGGCACCATGACTATGAAATCCGAAGGACTGAACGAACGAGTGCCGGAAAATTTTGTGGAGATCTCACCACAAGACGCCGATAAATACGGCCTTGAAAATGGCTCGATGGTCAATGTGGCCTCCCGTCGCGGCGCAATACAGGCACGGGTTAAAATTTCGCCTATAGCGACCAGCGGAACGGTTTTTATTCCGTTTCATTTTGCAAAAGCGGCCGCCAACCGGCTCACGAATTCAGCTCTTGATCCGGTTTCAAAAATTCCCGAATACAAGGTGTGCGCCGTCAGGCTGTCAAAAGCGGCTTGATCCCATTCACCCGTTCTTAAGATTAATCCGAACGAAAGACATCGCCACCAACCCCGGCCGTATCCTATATACGGCCGGGCTTTTATTGTGTTATCCGCGCGGCCTTCACATCAATTTTTCCCGGATTCAGTTCGATCCGCCCGCCATAATCGAAAATGGCTTCAGACCGATCCGAACTTATTGACACGGTTCAGCGTTAACCGTTTAAGCAAAACCGAAAATATGCCGATAACCACTTGTATCAAAACATTTTTATAAAACGATAGCTCTCCATACAGGAAATAAGGACAAGGCCTTGACAATCTGGCACTTTCTCCTGTAATCAGGTTCCCACTGTGTGACAAGGGCTCTTGATGCTTGGAATCTATATCACCACAGAAATCTCATTAAGGAATTTGCATTATGAAATATGGATGTTGGATCTCTTGCCTGTCCTTATGGATGTTCTTTACGTGGGGATGTGCCACCTCCCCCCCTGCTTCCCATCAATCGATCGGCGATATTACTGTTCAATCAAAATCATCGCACCGAAAACCCAACGCCGATATTTCTTCGGAAAACCCGGCCATAGCATCAGAAGCAAATAACATCAGCGCCGGTAACAGGCTTTCCACTTTTTCCAACTCCGCGCAAAAAGAGCGCTCGTCCCGAATGGCTCTTA
It contains:
- the tuf gene encoding elongation factor Tu, with protein sequence MAKKKFERTKPHVNVGTIGHIDHGKTTLTAAITKHNGLRGMAEFVPFDQIDKAPEEKERGITIATAHVEYETPNRHYAHVDCPGHADYIKNMITGAAQMDGAILVVGADDGPMPQTREHILLARQVGVPRIVVFLNKCDMVDDEELIELVELELRELLDKYEFPGDDTPIIRGSALKALESDDPDSAEAKCIFDLMEAIDSFIPEPERDIDKPFLMPIEDVFSISGRGTVVTGRAERGIIKVGDQVEIVGIRPTIKTVCTGVEMFRKLLDEGRAGDNVGLLLRGTKREEVERGQVVAKPGSITPHTKFKAEVYILSKEEGGRHTPFFNGYRPQFYFRTTDVTGNLMLPEGVEMIMPGDNVAISASLITPIAMEKELRFAIREGGRTVGAGVVSEIIE
- a CDS encoding RnfABCDGE type electron transport complex subunit B; this encodes MFEAVVLMGGLGVIVGVGLAMASKLFYVYVDPIILEVEALLPGANCGGCGLPGCSANAEAIVAGRAAPNSCVAGGPELAQAIAELLGLSVSAAEPDIARLGCYYGVKDADVKFLYDGIISCQAAALLGGGMKVCRIGCLGLGSCVKACPFDALSMGPDGLPVVDEKKCTGCGTCERVCPKHIITLSSITRRIMKEYTTEECTTPCQRACPAGINISEYIHQIAIGDNYRAVQVIKERNPFPSVIGRICPRPCEQECRRQYVDEPVAINYLKRYAADFERAGENRVLPYKAPPSGKRIDVIGGGVQGLSTAFFAARLGHSVTVYEATDKLGGLLNSAIAAYRLPREILDWDIQGILDLGVSAQTNMSLGKEISIDALLEGGADAVFLATGGWDSRLARGVVHAETPLPQMYLAIDWLKAGGKDALACGNDVVIVGTSWQAVRVAALCRANGAQKITIVCRNTLPVEDPVETEGLDIVNGACVHRILGERDHIAEIEYMNLDSGEVRRLAAGTLILESGRFPELIFVKMKLPEGDNVAVNSGDLVQWEARVPYKKPEQAEETGFVAAGDPQTDFSAAIRAIAAGRRGAVSIHQMIHGILPNLPEKVIKSEQIVQNVHQVVNVSSVARQIMPISQPRELAIGQELEKGFSDAMARSEAARCLRCGLVCYEHAKPVGVTNTVA
- the fdhF gene encoding formate dehydrogenase subunit alpha; protein product: MDAQNSILINGNKIDFEPGETILEIAQRHHIDIPTLCHLNRATPTGKCQVCVVEVAGADTLLTACSTPAEKGMAVLTESPRVVASRRETIRQFLTSGNHNCAVRAASGEDWTQFQLTVQGDDGSGNLCPVWGDCRLQDLAYRYQVHGDSFSTTRKKYPMEMANPFIIRDFSRCILCGRCVQACREVQVNNAIEFGYSGEETKIITPDDQPLRNSECVFCGECVQACPVGALVEKNARYSWRPWEEKKIRTTCTYCGVGCQIYLHVKGNRVVKVSGVEEVAPNYGSLCVKGRFGFDFIGSEDRLSTPLIKEDGKFRKASWDEALGLVAERLDRIRDAHGSDSIGVLTSARVTNEDNYMAMKLTRAVLKTNNIDHCARLUHSSTVAGLAAAFGSGAMTNTIGCVEKADVILIVGSNTTENHPVISAGIKRAVTQHGTKLIVVDPRHIKIAQFADQYLRPNLGADVAWINAMIHVIIKENLYDKAFVEARTEGFESLKTLVEKYTPEYSEAITGIPAADLINAARLYAAGKAGSIVYCMGITQHTSGTDNVKSLANLSMLCGNLGIEGGGVNPLRGQNNVQGACDMGGLPNVFTGYQPVTDPAARKKMAGAWHVDQLPEKPGLTATEMVPMAHEGKIKALYIVGENPLVSDPDLNHAEASLKHLDFLVVQDIFLTETAQLADVVLPTTCFAEKDGTFSNTERRVQRVRKAVDPPGEARGDWEILCEVAHRLGYNMKYENSEAVFDEIRSVTPSYAGLTYDRIDAEGLHWPCPTLEHPGTPILHGTQFTRGKGMFHAIDYRDPAEKVDAEYPLYLTTGRVLYHYHTGTMTMKSEGLNERVPENFVEISPQDADKYGLENGSMVNVASRRGAIQARVKISPIATSGTVFIPFHFAKAAANRLTNSALDPVSKIPEYKVCAVRLSKAA